In Flavobacterium sp. N3904, one DNA window encodes the following:
- a CDS encoding excalibur calcium-binding domain-containing protein, protein MKKKKIATKAFIAVLLVGLIISCSETSETKSAVADCPTKTCGDFSSQAQAQSAYDSDKKCYKNLDADGDGIACENLSK, encoded by the coding sequence GTGAAAAAGAAAAAAATAGCTACGAAAGCATTCATAGCAGTATTACTGGTAGGTTTAATTATATCTTGTTCAGAAACATCAGAAACAAAATCTGCAGTGGCAGACTGTCCTACAAAAACCTGTGGTGATTTTTCATCTCAGGCTCAAGCGCAGTCTGCTTATGACAGCGATAAAAAATGTTATAAAAATTTAGATGCCGACGGAGATGGAATTGCATGTGAAAATTTGTCTAAGTAA
- a CDS encoding response regulator yields the protein MFKKVLIVDDIDFNDIAAVQVLEELGVPEIAFTKYCDDALLKIKKGFKDNEPYDLLISDLSFKADYRENILKSGEELIASVKQLFPEIKIIAFSIEDKSYRIKSLFEKYSINGFVMKGRNSIAELKKAIEVVYEDKQKYLSPELNYILQDKTVNEIDNYDIQLLKYLSIGVTQENMESTFKNAGITPNSKSTIEKRLNKLKIYFKANNPTHLVAIAKDLGLV from the coding sequence ATGTTCAAAAAGGTTTTGATAGTAGATGACATCGATTTTAATGATATTGCAGCGGTACAAGTTCTTGAAGAACTTGGAGTTCCTGAAATTGCTTTTACCAAATACTGTGATGATGCGTTGTTAAAAATAAAAAAAGGCTTCAAAGACAACGAGCCTTATGATTTGCTGATCTCCGATTTGTCGTTTAAAGCCGATTACAGGGAAAACATCCTCAAGTCTGGCGAAGAATTAATAGCGTCAGTAAAGCAATTGTTTCCCGAAATAAAAATCATTGCTTTCTCAATCGAGGACAAATCCTATCGCATAAAATCATTGTTTGAGAAATACAGCATCAACGGTTTTGTCATGAAAGGCCGTAACAGTATTGCCGAACTCAAAAAAGCAATTGAAGTTGTTTATGAAGACAAACAAAAGTATCTGTCTCCCGAATTGAACTATATTCTACAGGACAAAACCGTCAACGAAATCGATAATTATGACATTCAACTGCTCAAATACCTGTCTATAGGTGTGACCCAGGAAAATATGGAATCCACGTTTAAAAATGCTGGTATTACACCAAACAGCAAAAGCACTATTGAAAAGCGCCTCAACAAACTCAAAATTTACTTCAAGGCAAACAATCCGACACATCTTGTGGCAATAGCCAAGGACTTAGGATTGGTATGA
- a CDS encoding DUF4236 domain-containing protein — translation MGFRFQKRINLGGGLGLNISKSGISPSLKTGRGTISSKGFSVRNGISGVNYQNNFGKAKNSGCMLLVVFTGVATFLIYILK, via the coding sequence ATGGGCTTTCGATTTCAAAAAAGAATTAACCTTGGAGGAGGACTTGGATTGAACATTAGCAAATCAGGAATTTCTCCAAGTTTAAAAACCGGTAGAGGAACGATAAGCTCCAAAGGCTTCTCTGTTAGAAATGGAATATCTGGAGTTAATTATCAAAATAATTTTGGTAAAGCAAAAAATAGTGGTTGTATGTTGTTGGTTGTATTTACAGGTGTTGCAACATTTTTAATTTATATACTAAAATAG
- a CDS encoding UvrD-helicase domain-containing protein codes for MIVTLIIISAVITSFLIVYLQLKEKKKYQDTTYLSNVQQIAAFFDTIQRLDDYITWVHRDHIKKQFSAVGQYFKNKSKSYKKEESIKKFNDIFQDFDNYILTYNKNYVQSQKEKLNLYFDDIEGKKLDEQQRTAVITDEYSNLIIAGAGSGKTLTILGKVKYLIEQKNVEPENILLLSFTKKTVEELNERLKNIGLVARATTFHKWGYDTIKKYQESVPALTNENTLSKVIKEYLENEIFEDAEALEAYIVYVSCYINIPEELESYESLGEKLDTEKGIDFQTLKSKCEPESLNKVEKKSLDTMLGEKVKSVEELTIANFLYLNGIEYEYEKPYPFGNTMYRPDFYLKDYDIFLEHFGIDENNEAKWLTPFNEIKYVEEMELKRETHRTYRTKLLETYSYYNRDHVLLDKLKEMLKKESVVFKPRDVKSIYAQVTDTDENFGKEIRKLIETFINLSKSRKLNYDSITNLFLDRSKKGNEFMYERQEIFLKFSLNILKKYDSKLKELNEIDFNDMINQATDLIKENNAYYTYKHIIIDEYQDISYSRFNLIKEIRELSGARLICVGDDWQSIYRFAGSDISLFSNFEKYVGKSEQLFIEQTYRNSQSLIDITAKYIQKNKKQIQKNPKSKKELLENPIKFVIYSQDNAQEVLIKEIQALIDKNGNKPILVLGRHSFDINEFIMLKPNSKIKYYERSDKLEIKGFDDMDIKYLTVHKSKGLEADNVIVLNLKNHLLGFPNKMTDDPILSLLLNDDEEYSFAEERRLFYVALTRTKNEVVLLIPSEVSLFAEELLKDNNYLLTNADGALKTTNCPYCKTGKLVIRQNVSNGTQFLGCSHYPICNQTFSNIEILEDKFLCPECKSGFMTKRAGKFGNFLGCTNYPKCKNTINLK; via the coding sequence ATGATAGTAACTCTGATTATCATTTCTGCTGTAATAACTAGTTTTCTAATTGTTTACCTACAATTAAAGGAAAAGAAAAAATATCAAGACACTACTTACCTATCCAACGTACAACAAATTGCTGCGTTTTTCGATACGATTCAAAGATTGGACGACTACATTACTTGGGTTCATCGTGATCACATAAAAAAACAGTTTTCTGCTGTTGGACAATACTTTAAAAACAAATCTAAATCGTATAAGAAAGAAGAAAGTATAAAAAAATTCAATGACATCTTTCAAGATTTTGACAACTACATTTTGACTTACAACAAGAACTATGTTCAATCTCAAAAAGAAAAACTAAACCTGTACTTTGACGACATTGAAGGCAAAAAATTAGACGAACAACAACGGACTGCAGTAATAACAGATGAATATTCAAACTTAATAATTGCTGGTGCAGGTTCAGGAAAAACTTTGACAATTCTTGGAAAAGTAAAATACCTAATTGAACAAAAAAATGTTGAACCGGAAAACATACTTTTGCTTTCGTTTACAAAAAAGACCGTTGAGGAATTAAATGAAAGACTAAAAAACATCGGACTTGTCGCGCGAGCAACTACTTTTCACAAATGGGGCTACGACACCATAAAAAAATACCAAGAGAGTGTTCCTGCCCTTACAAACGAAAACACATTAAGTAAAGTAATCAAAGAGTATTTAGAAAATGAAATTTTTGAGGATGCTGAAGCATTAGAAGCTTACATCGTTTACGTTTCGTGTTATATAAATATTCCGGAAGAACTGGAAAGCTACGAATCCCTTGGCGAAAAATTAGACACAGAAAAAGGCATTGATTTTCAAACTTTAAAATCCAAATGCGAACCCGAATCATTAAATAAAGTGGAAAAAAAATCGCTTGACACCATGCTAGGCGAAAAGGTAAAAAGTGTCGAAGAACTAACTATAGCAAATTTTTTGTATTTGAACGGTATAGAATACGAATATGAAAAGCCGTATCCATTTGGCAATACAATGTATCGACCTGATTTTTATCTAAAAGATTACGACATTTTTTTAGAACATTTTGGTATTGACGAAAATAATGAAGCAAAATGGCTTACCCCATTTAATGAGATTAAATATGTCGAGGAAATGGAGTTAAAAAGAGAAACTCATAGGACGTATAGGACCAAACTTTTGGAAACTTATTCCTATTACAATCGCGACCATGTTTTGCTTGACAAACTGAAAGAAATGCTGAAAAAAGAAAGTGTAGTTTTTAAACCAAGAGATGTAAAAAGTATCTACGCTCAAGTTACAGATACCGACGAGAATTTTGGAAAAGAAATTAGGAAACTCATTGAAACTTTTATCAACCTCAGCAAATCACGAAAATTAAACTATGATTCGATCACAAACTTGTTTTTAGACAGAAGTAAAAAGGGAAATGAATTTATGTATGAAAGACAAGAGATTTTCTTAAAATTTTCACTTAACATTCTAAAAAAATACGACAGTAAGCTCAAAGAATTAAACGAAATTGATTTTAATGATATGATAAATCAGGCAACTGATCTCATAAAAGAAAACAATGCATATTACACTTATAAGCATATTATCATTGACGAATATCAAGACATTTCGTATTCACGATTTAATTTAATCAAAGAGATTCGAGAACTATCTGGTGCGAGATTAATTTGCGTGGGTGATGATTGGCAATCAATTTATCGTTTCGCCGGTAGTGACATTTCATTGTTTAGCAATTTTGAAAAATATGTTGGTAAATCCGAGCAGTTGTTTATTGAACAAACGTATCGCAATTCACAATCGCTTATTGACATAACTGCTAAATACATTCAAAAGAACAAAAAACAAATCCAAAAGAATCCAAAATCTAAAAAAGAGCTATTAGAAAACCCAATCAAGTTTGTTATTTATTCTCAAGACAATGCCCAAGAGGTTTTAATCAAAGAAATTCAAGCATTAATTGACAAAAATGGCAACAAGCCTATTTTGGTTTTAGGTCGTCATAGCTTTGATATAAATGAATTTATAATGCTCAAACCAAACAGCAAAATAAAGTATTACGAACGTAGCGATAAATTAGAAATAAAAGGATTTGATGACATGGACATTAAATACTTAACGGTACACAAATCAAAAGGTTTAGAAGCAGACAATGTAATTGTACTAAACCTAAAAAACCACTTACTTGGTTTTCCAAACAAAATGACAGACGACCCGATTTTGTCGTTATTACTCAATGATGACGAAGAATATAGTTTTGCAGAAGAACGCAGGTTGTTTTATGTTGCTCTAACAAGAACCAAAAACGAAGTGGTATTACTTATTCCATCAGAAGTTTCATTATTTGCAGAAGAATTACTAAAAGATAATAATTACTTATTAACTAATGCTGACGGAGCATTAAAAACAACAAATTGTCCATACTGTAAAACAGGGAAACTTGTAATTAGGCAAAATGTATCAAATGGCACTCAATTTTTAGGGTGTTCACATTATCCTATTTGTAATCAAACATTCAGCAATATTGAAATTTTAGAAGATAAATTCCTTTGTCCTGAATGCAAGAGTGGCTTTATGACAAAGAGGGCAGGGAAATTTGGAAACTTTTTAGGGTGTACAAATTACCCTAAATGCAAGAACACGATAAATTTGAAATAA
- a CDS encoding ABC transporter permease, translating to MKPLAQLFSLKKVDEAPKKSIDENENDREQIRITYYQSGFAASIKATGKPIVLKACLQNLYMSFEDQCRKQKLEQDSLKQPYREEQEKSRTELKKCEAAIGIYEKKEQDINADITQIKSEISEVKRNPDKFGIEDGKGLKAHFYIGLVLLLPITLYLLVFYISASYSAFFKEFSNDSLTAAIFDANSFTNSFEASWLEGVLVITIPFVFMGLGYVIHMVQKGKGIKNILRIIALFITTFLFDGLLAYQIEKKIYEFNKTPDSSPYNLNIALGEAEFWMIIFAGFVVYVIWGLVFDFVMKEFENIDKIRAYIRGQKEKLIDLEKLKTEYSNKVNDFKQQIVSITGKIAELQSKIDGFVFPIKEYLHYHHQYKEGWFQAINTEIALPHKEKTALLENCDLLSMEHLDKLNLIDPDFQHLVYSKN from the coding sequence ATGAAACCACTTGCGCAGTTATTTAGTCTAAAAAAAGTTGATGAAGCTCCGAAAAAGAGTATTGATGAAAATGAAAATGATAGGGAACAAATACGAATCACTTACTATCAAAGTGGTTTTGCCGCATCAATAAAGGCAACAGGAAAACCAATCGTATTAAAAGCATGTCTACAAAATTTATACATGAGTTTTGAAGATCAATGCCGGAAACAAAAATTAGAACAAGACAGCTTAAAACAGCCTTACAGAGAAGAGCAAGAAAAAAGCAGAACCGAACTAAAAAAATGTGAAGCCGCAATAGGAATTTATGAAAAAAAAGAGCAAGATATCAATGCAGATATTACTCAGATAAAAAGTGAAATAAGTGAAGTAAAACGCAATCCCGATAAATTTGGAATTGAAGACGGCAAAGGTCTGAAAGCTCATTTTTATATTGGACTGGTTTTGCTCCTGCCAATAACACTTTATTTATTGGTATTTTATATCTCGGCTTCCTATTCTGCTTTTTTTAAAGAATTTTCAAATGATAGTTTGACTGCCGCTATTTTTGATGCAAATTCTTTTACAAATTCTTTTGAGGCAAGTTGGTTAGAAGGTGTTTTAGTTATTACTATCCCTTTTGTTTTTATGGGATTGGGCTATGTCATTCATATGGTTCAAAAAGGGAAAGGAATAAAAAATATTTTAAGAATCATTGCTTTATTTATTACCACCTTTCTGTTTGATGGTCTTTTGGCCTACCAAATTGAAAAGAAAATATATGAATTCAATAAAACTCCTGATTCCTCTCCTTATAATTTGAATATAGCATTGGGCGAAGCTGAGTTTTGGATGATCATATTTGCTGGATTTGTAGTGTATGTTATCTGGGGCCTTGTTTTTGATTTTGTAATGAAAGAATTTGAAAACATTGATAAAATTAGGGCTTACATTCGAGGGCAAAAAGAGAAACTTATTGATTTAGAAAAACTAAAAACGGAATATAGTAATAAAGTCAATGATTTTAAACAGCAGATCGTTAGCATTACAGGAAAAATTGCAGAATTGCAATCTAAAATAGATGGTTTTGTCTTTCCTATTAAAGAATACCTTCATTATCATCATCAATACAAAGAAGGCTGGTTTCAAGCCATTAATACTGAAATTGCTTTACCTCATAAAGAAAAAACAGCATTGCTAGAAAACTGTGATCTTTTATCAATGGAGCATTTGGACAAACTAAATCTAATTGATCCTGATTTTCAACATTTGGTATATTCTAAAAACTAG
- a CDS encoding amidohydrolase family protein — translation MALLNPIIDIHHHAIFQSHKANLKLPQWSIESDQEAMERMGISGALLSLPISGPTDVIRKLNTSLADINSFNPKKYGMLASLPMRDIDGALLEIDFAINELNADGFIIPTNYQGIYLGSESLVPILEELNKRNATILVHPTLPAGDNLPTFERDLSVYEYPLETTRSVMDMIYKNRLTQFPNINWIISHAGGTIPYLAYRLSIAGEWQGITQTKEEIINSLQTLYFDLALSTSPSVFSALQHLVSSDNLLFGTDFPLRYEEYVTRSIKEINDYQNFTDSDKSFIFSNTAKSLFTRF, via the coding sequence ATGGCTTTACTTAATCCAATTATTGATATTCATCATCATGCAATATTTCAAAGTCACAAAGCAAATTTGAAATTACCACAATGGAGTATAGAATCTGATCAGGAAGCGATGGAAAGAATGGGCATTAGCGGTGCCCTTCTTTCTTTGCCTATTTCTGGTCCTACTGATGTAATTAGAAAACTTAATACTTCATTGGCTGATATAAATAGTTTTAATCCCAAAAAGTATGGAATGTTGGCTTCACTACCAATGAGAGATATTGATGGTGCATTATTAGAAATTGACTTTGCAATAAATGAACTCAATGCTGATGGGTTCATTATTCCGACCAACTATCAAGGTATATATCTTGGCTCTGAAAGTTTAGTTCCAATTTTGGAGGAGTTAAATAAACGTAATGCAACAATACTTGTACATCCAACTTTGCCAGCAGGTGATAATCTGCCAACTTTTGAAAGAGATTTATCAGTTTATGAATATCCATTAGAGACAACAAGGTCAGTAATGGATATGATTTATAAAAATAGGTTGACTCAATTCCCTAACATCAATTGGATTATTTCTCATGCAGGTGGAACAATTCCTTATTTAGCATACAGATTAAGCATTGCTGGTGAATGGCAAGGTATTACACAGACAAAAGAAGAAATAATTAATTCGCTTCAGACATTGTACTTTGACCTTGCATTATCTACGTCACCGTCTGTTTTTTCAGCTTTACAACATTTGGTATCTTCTGACAATTTGCTTTTTGGCACTGACTTTCCATTGCGATATGAGGAATATGTGACAAGAAGTATTAAAGAAATTAATGATTACCAAAACTTCACAGATAGTGACAAATCTTTTATCTTTTCAAACACTGCAAAATCACTCTTTACTCGTTTTTGA
- a CDS encoding tetratricopeptide repeat-containing sensor histidine kinase gives MITKKLYFPIFILILLCLSAIVSCNKKTVKKTEAKNDSQYNTFIDNAEKYSAKQNYDSAFYYYNKAKSICEIPQDNNKIIYAFLNLAIIQQDQGDFTGTETSATEAISFFDSSTKAYYKCAIFNLLANNYQRLYDYENAVYYYRLSLKLADDELQKTILKNNIAVVYLEQQNYQRAISILLPLTFKKGTTENKENYARILDNLGYSYFRLKNLKSLHFLNQSLQIRDSIKDNIGLTKSYIHLSEFYKSKDQQLSYRYSRQAYDKATETNNVDDRLKSLTLLIQNSVGTDYKKHTETYLRINDSLTQARQKAKNQFAKIKYDSTEEKNENLKLKAQKTENLLQLEQQKNGNYVLSFLIFIGFISASFVFYYLKKERQKAIYESETRMAKKLHDELANDVYQTMTFAETQDLQDPIKKETLLGNLDKIYARTRNISRESSKIETGTTFGEELKEMISAYSSDQIQVIIRDNGDINWLKIQSEKKIALHRVLQELMVNMKKHSQCSLAVVSFESTSKCIEINYSDNGIGIDSAVILKNGLHNVENRIHAIKGTITFDKQTNTGFKVKITIPK, from the coding sequence ATGATAACAAAAAAGTTATATTTCCCGATTTTTATTTTAATACTGCTTTGTCTTTCTGCAATCGTTTCCTGCAACAAAAAAACGGTAAAAAAGACTGAAGCTAAAAATGATTCTCAATACAATACTTTTATTGACAATGCAGAAAAATATTCCGCAAAACAAAATTACGATAGTGCCTTTTATTATTATAATAAGGCAAAATCAATTTGTGAAATTCCACAGGACAATAACAAAATTATATATGCTTTCTTAAATTTAGCAATAATTCAACAAGATCAGGGTGATTTTACGGGCACTGAAACTAGCGCAACCGAAGCAATTTCTTTTTTTGACTCCTCAACAAAAGCCTATTACAAATGTGCCATTTTTAACCTCCTTGCCAATAATTATCAGCGATTGTACGATTATGAAAATGCAGTTTATTATTACAGACTATCGTTAAAACTTGCTGATGATGAACTCCAAAAAACAATTCTTAAAAATAATATAGCAGTTGTTTATTTAGAACAACAAAATTACCAACGGGCAATTTCAATACTTTTGCCATTAACTTTCAAAAAAGGGACAACAGAAAATAAGGAAAATTATGCCCGAATCCTTGACAATTTGGGCTATTCCTATTTCCGGTTGAAAAATTTAAAAAGTTTGCACTTTTTAAATCAGTCTTTACAAATAAGAGATTCCATTAAAGATAATATCGGATTAACTAAAAGTTATATCCATTTATCTGAATTTTATAAAAGCAAAGATCAACAACTTTCCTATCGCTATTCTAGGCAAGCTTATGATAAAGCCACTGAAACAAATAATGTTGACGACCGATTGAAATCTTTGACCCTTTTAATACAAAATAGTGTGGGGACTGATTATAAAAAACATACTGAGACCTATCTCCGAATCAATGATAGTTTGACTCAGGCAAGGCAAAAAGCAAAAAACCAATTTGCCAAAATCAAATATGATTCTACTGAAGAAAAGAATGAAAACCTGAAATTGAAGGCTCAAAAAACGGAAAATTTATTGCAATTGGAGCAGCAAAAAAATGGCAATTATGTTTTATCTTTTCTGATATTTATAGGATTCATATCTGCTTCCTTTGTGTTTTACTATTTAAAAAAGGAGCGTCAAAAGGCTATTTACGAGAGTGAAACCCGAATGGCCAAAAAACTGCATGATGAACTAGCCAACGATGTTTATCAAACAATGACTTTTGCAGAAACGCAAGATCTGCAAGATCCAATAAAAAAAGAAACCCTTTTGGGCAATCTTGACAAAATATACGCCAGAACCCGAAACATTTCCAGAGAAAGCAGTAAAATTGAAACGGGCACTACGTTTGGGGAAGAATTAAAAGAAATGATTTCGGCTTATTCCAGCGATCAAATACAAGTAATTATTAGGGATAATGGTGATATCAATTGGCTAAAAATTCAATCCGAAAAGAAAATTGCCCTTCACAGAGTTTTGCAGGAACTAATGGTCAACATGAAAAAACACAGTCAATGTTCACTTGCCGTTGTTAGTTTTGAATCAACTTCCAAATGTATTGAAATCAATTATTCGGATAATGGAATTGGAATAGACAGTGCAGTAATTTTAAAAAACGGGCTGCACAATGTGGAAAACCGTATTCATGCGATAAAAGGAACTATTACTTTTGACAAACAAACCAATACGGGTTTTAAAGTAAAAATAACAATCCCTAAATAA
- a CDS encoding helix-turn-helix domain-containing protein, which yields MNRDLNYELIKPDKSITEFVESFWLLQNLTENDKEIMVLPDGRIDLIFIKSGSAPFQTTLLGIGTHPDNAILKSNTTMLVVSFKLLAIEYVFKNSISNLLNNAQNLSSDYWNFSLTELNDFTLFYKKATQIIQLLLPTEIDSRKEKLFDLIYSSNGEMTVKELSEKVFWSSRQINRYFNQQFGLSLKAYCNILRFRASFHHIKEGKVFPQQNFADQSHFIREVKKLSGALPKELRQNQNDRFIQFSTLQ from the coding sequence ATGAATAGAGATTTAAATTACGAGTTAATTAAACCCGACAAATCGATTACCGAATTTGTAGAAAGTTTTTGGTTGTTGCAAAATCTAACCGAAAACGACAAAGAAATTATGGTATTGCCTGACGGTAGAATTGACTTAATTTTTATAAAATCTGGAAGTGCTCCATTTCAAACTACCCTTTTAGGAATTGGGACGCATCCCGACAATGCAATTCTTAAAAGTAATACAACAATGTTAGTCGTTAGTTTCAAATTACTTGCGATTGAATATGTATTTAAAAATTCAATTTCTAACTTATTAAATAATGCCCAGAATTTATCTTCCGACTATTGGAATTTTAGTTTAACAGAATTGAATGATTTTACCCTTTTTTATAAAAAAGCGACACAAATAATCCAATTACTCTTACCCACAGAAATTGACAGTAGAAAAGAAAAACTGTTTGACTTAATTTATTCTTCAAATGGAGAAATGACTGTAAAGGAACTCTCAGAAAAAGTATTTTGGAGTAGCAGGCAAATCAATCGTTATTTCAATCAGCAATTTGGACTTTCATTAAAAGCATATTGCAATATTCTTCGGTTCCGTGCTTCTTTTCATCATATAAAAGAGGGTAAAGTTTTTCCACAACAAAATTTTGCAGACCAATCTCATTTTATTAGAGAAGTGAAAAAACTTTCTGGTGCATTGCCCAAAGAATTGAGGCAAAATCAAAACGACCGATTTATACAATTTTCTACCCTGCAATAG
- a CDS encoding amidohydrolase family protein: MMQNKKTAVVNANVFDGIQMLGQKNVVFQNGKIISVSDEVPVDAEVIDGKGCTLLPGLIDAHVHTSEDSLRDAILFGVTTELEMQGGMTKKGRELQLKDKDNVADVRSSGMALTAPGGHPDELIPKEDGIPSFILKKMEKMTEQEKQEFIAAFAERENKEGNKLDVTTKDGAVQFVRQQMENGADYFKIMIEEGTVMNAPGLPMIQPEVLKAAVDEAHKLGKIAIAHVLTAEAAKTAVEVGVDGLAHLFIDRPDWTPELIKSIADKGIFVTPCLVLNSSIIGKSACHVAKDVRVEYKLNEDWKMTMCSCFNTFPSGNMEDNFNNVKDLFDAGVNILVGTDVSVPMAHLGGLAHGVSVHHEMQLLVEAGLTPTDALKSATSLIAKRFSLTDRGQIAEGLRADLILVKGNPSENISDSLSILNVWKEGVAINLNGDINKI; the protein is encoded by the coding sequence ATGATGCAGAATAAAAAAACAGCAGTTGTCAACGCAAATGTGTTTGACGGTATCCAAATGCTAGGGCAAAAGAATGTAGTCTTTCAAAATGGAAAAATCATTAGTGTTTCAGATGAAGTTCCAGTTGATGCAGAAGTTATAGACGGAAAAGGATGTACATTACTTCCCGGGTTAATAGATGCACATGTACATACTTCGGAAGATTCATTAAGAGATGCTATACTTTTTGGAGTAACCACCGAATTAGAAATGCAAGGTGGTATGACAAAAAAAGGTCGTGAACTACAACTAAAAGACAAGGATAATGTTGCCGATGTTCGTTCATCTGGTATGGCGTTAACAGCACCCGGTGGACATCCAGATGAATTGATTCCTAAAGAGGATGGTATTCCCAGTTTCATCTTGAAAAAGATGGAGAAAATGACAGAGCAAGAAAAACAGGAATTCATTGCAGCCTTTGCAGAAAGGGAAAATAAAGAGGGTAATAAGCTGGATGTTACAACCAAAGATGGTGCTGTGCAGTTTGTAAGACAACAAATGGAAAACGGTGCAGACTACTTCAAAATAATGATTGAAGAAGGAACGGTTATGAATGCTCCAGGTTTGCCAATGATACAACCTGAAGTATTGAAAGCCGCAGTCGATGAAGCTCACAAGTTAGGAAAAATAGCAATAGCCCATGTTTTGACAGCCGAAGCTGCAAAAACAGCTGTTGAAGTGGGTGTAGATGGCTTGGCTCATTTATTTATCGATAGACCTGATTGGACTCCCGAACTTATTAAATCAATTGCAGATAAAGGAATTTTTGTAACACCTTGTTTAGTACTTAATTCATCAATAATAGGAAAGTCGGCTTGTCATGTAGCTAAAGATGTGCGTGTGGAATACAAACTAAATGAAGACTGGAAGATGACGATGTGTTCCTGTTTCAATACCTTTCCATCTGGCAATATGGAAGATAATTTCAATAATGTAAAAGATTTGTTCGATGCAGGTGTTAATATTCTTGTTGGAACAGATGTATCTGTTCCAATGGCACATTTAGGAGGGCTTGCACACGGAGTAAGTGTACATCATGAAATGCAATTATTAGTTGAAGCTGGTTTAACTCCTACAGATGCTTTAAAATCAGCCACATCATTAATAGCCAAAAGATTTAGCTTGACAGACAGAGGACAAATTGCAGAAGGTTTGAGAGCTGATTTAATATTAGTAAAAGGAAATCCTTCTGAAAATATTTCTGATTCGCTTTCCATTCTTAATGTATGGAAAGAAGGTGTTGCAATTAATTTGAATGGTGATATCAATAAAATTTAA
- a CDS encoding MBL fold metallo-hydrolase: protein MTLRTIKMLCYLTALLSSLNLSAQGKDILIGAEYVDQSQYKNREILPDIYGVPDVNLEKSLVQVKGNLYRHTNGTLPALHSGLVLITKEGAIVIDPALTQAAIWLNEEIKKRFNVPVKYVILTHGHYDHAGGSQIFQQAGAKVIIQKNGLEAIIGEKLPVAVPDIVFDDQLTMKFGGETIVLNHIAASHSNSLTVVTLPDYKAMQLTDIGESNTMPYNDFLDFYYDGWIETLDWALKQDVNYIDVGHYTPANLENIRDLREYMISLHDQVLSLVRQGQSWDQLYRNVKFSDKVKKWGGFEAMNKLNILGMYRWVSNHRRGVW from the coding sequence ATGACCCTAAGAACAATTAAAATGTTATGTTATTTAACAGCGCTTTTGTCAAGCTTAAATTTGTCAGCTCAAGGAAAAGATATTTTAATCGGAGCTGAATATGTAGATCAATCTCAATATAAAAACAGGGAAATACTTCCTGATATTTATGGAGTTCCAGATGTGAATTTAGAAAAAAGCTTAGTTCAAGTCAAAGGAAACCTCTACAGACACACCAATGGAACTCTGCCTGCATTACATAGCGGATTGGTACTCATTACAAAAGAAGGTGCAATCGTAATCGACCCAGCACTAACACAAGCTGCTATTTGGCTAAATGAAGAAATCAAAAAGAGATTCAATGTTCCTGTAAAATATGTAATCTTAACACACGGTCATTATGACCATGCTGGAGGTTCTCAAATATTTCAACAAGCAGGAGCTAAAGTCATAATTCAAAAAAATGGATTGGAAGCCATAATTGGTGAGAAATTACCAGTGGCAGTGCCTGATATTGTTTTTGATGACCAACTAACTATGAAATTTGGAGGGGAAACTATTGTTCTCAACCATATTGCAGCAAGTCATTCAAACAGTTTGACAGTAGTAACATTACCAGATTACAAAGCAATGCAATTGACAGATATTGGAGAATCGAACACTATGCCGTACAATGATTTCCTTGATTTCTATTACGATGGATGGATTGAAACATTAGATTGGGCTCTGAAACAAGATGTAAATTATATAGATGTTGGACACTATACGCCAGCAAATCTTGAAAACATAAGAGACTTACGAGAGTACATGATTTCTTTGCACGATCAAGTATTGTCATTAGTTCGTCAAGGGCAAAGTTGGGACCAATTATACCGTAATGTCAAGTTCTCAGATAAAGTAAAAAAATGGGGAGGCTTTGAAGCAATGAATAAGCTTAATATTCTAGGTATGTATCGCTGGGTCTCTAATCACAGACGAGGAGTTTGGTAA